From a single Lolium rigidum isolate FL_2022 chromosome 7, APGP_CSIRO_Lrig_0.1, whole genome shotgun sequence genomic region:
- the LOC124679347 gene encoding protein C2-DOMAIN ABA-RELATED 3-like, protein MDGLVGILKVRVVRGINLAYRDARGSDPYVVLRLGKQKVKTSVKKRSVNPIWHEDLSLSITNPNAPIKLAVFDKDTFSKDDPMGDAEIEVEPLVEFLHMATEDMRNGTVMRSIRPSSRNCLAEESKVCWKNGRFVQDVILRLKNVESGEIQLQLQWVSMPGRK, encoded by the exons ATGGATGGGTTGGTAGGCATCTTGAAGGTGCGTGTGGTGCGTGGGATCAACCTCGCATACCGCGACGCAAGAGGCAGTGATCCATATGTTGTCCTTCGCCTCGGCAAGCAG AAAGTGAAGACAAGTGTGAAGAAGAGATCCGTGAACCCTATCTGGCATGAAGACCTATCCCTGTCGATCACAAATCCTAATGCACCAATCAAGCTT GCGGTGTTCGACAAGGACACCTTCAGCAAAGACGACCCGATGGGAGACGCGGAGATCGAGGTAGAGCCCTTGGTGGAGTTCCTGCACATGGCCACCGAGGACATGCGGAACGGCACCGTGATGCGCTCGATCCGGCCGAGCAGCCGGAACTGCCTCGCGGAGGAGAGCAAGGTGTGCTGGAAGAACGGGAGGTTCGTCCAGGACGTGATCCTGCGCCTGAAGAACGTCGAGAGCGGCGAGATACAGCTGCAGCTGCAGTGGGTGAGTATGCCCGGCAGGAAGTGA